In the Ilumatobacteraceae bacterium genome, one interval contains:
- a CDS encoding prolyl oligopeptidase family serine peptidase, with translation MTGGRPQGETRRTDDGDLYHGVFVSDPYRWLEQGDAGEVREWVASQNSVTRAALDAEPSRADWHRRVSRLLRLPIVQSVRCVDGRMFLLERAEGAPQASLVVRRVDDPDAFVILVDPTVDAADGVAAIDWFSPSPDGSQVAFGISEGGTENSELRIARTADGTLLDVRIPDCRASSVAWEPDGSGFFYTRYPAGDAYHRTVFHHTIGDDPADDPVVWAEHPTPETWPSVTTSSDGRWLLVQSSVGWSRTDVQLLDRRDDTWRSVLLGADATASMTFVDDGTLVGLTTLDAPRGRVVTIDLEGDDLGPETWDEVVPERDTVVTGVRADRHGLVVATSRNGVDAVERWSVDGSVTDTLNGLDGSTVVQLDVDRAEMSAYAVCTGFDQPNAVFLVGRQGLERVQPAKPPPDVPDLAVTHVEYPSFDGTLVGMFLIHRADLVPTPDTATILTAYGGFAITKTPTWSALIAAWCEAGGQYAIAGLRGGSEHGDSWHQAGRRGNKQNVFDDFHAAADWLVETGRTSRDRLGIAGGSNGGLLVGAALTQRPDLCRAVWCAVPLLDMVRFPQFLIARLWTDEYGDPDVAEEFEWLMNYSPYHHVRDGERYPAVLLTTAEGDSRVDPLHARKMAARLQAAAVDQHERPMLLHQENRAGHGVGKPVAKSADEHADSLAFFAWQLGHEPR, from the coding sequence ATGACCGGCGGGCGCCCGCAGGGCGAGACACGACGCACCGATGACGGCGACCTGTATCACGGGGTCTTCGTCTCCGATCCCTATCGATGGCTCGAGCAGGGAGACGCCGGCGAGGTCCGGGAGTGGGTGGCGTCGCAGAACAGCGTGACGAGGGCGGCGCTCGACGCCGAGCCGAGCAGAGCCGACTGGCACCGTCGCGTCTCTCGGCTGCTCCGGCTGCCGATCGTGCAGTCGGTCCGGTGCGTCGATGGTCGCATGTTCCTGCTCGAACGGGCCGAGGGTGCGCCCCAGGCGAGCCTCGTCGTCCGCCGGGTCGACGACCCCGATGCGTTCGTGATCCTGGTCGATCCGACCGTCGATGCCGCCGACGGCGTCGCCGCGATCGATTGGTTCTCGCCGTCGCCCGACGGTTCGCAGGTGGCGTTCGGTATCAGCGAGGGTGGGACGGAGAACTCGGAGCTGCGCATCGCTCGGACGGCCGACGGCACGTTGCTCGACGTGCGGATTCCGGATTGCCGGGCGAGCAGTGTCGCGTGGGAGCCCGACGGTTCCGGTTTCTTCTACACGCGGTATCCGGCGGGCGATGCCTACCACCGGACCGTCTTCCACCACACGATCGGCGACGACCCGGCCGACGATCCGGTCGTCTGGGCCGAACATCCGACACCCGAGACGTGGCCGAGTGTCACGACGTCGTCGGACGGCCGATGGTTGCTGGTGCAGTCCTCGGTCGGCTGGAGCCGCACCGACGTGCAGCTCCTCGATCGCCGGGACGATACGTGGAGGTCGGTCCTGCTCGGTGCCGACGCGACCGCTTCGATGACGTTCGTCGACGACGGGACACTCGTCGGCCTCACCACGCTCGACGCGCCGCGCGGGCGGGTGGTGACGATCGACCTCGAGGGGGACGATCTCGGTCCCGAGACGTGGGACGAGGTGGTACCCGAACGCGACACGGTCGTCACCGGCGTTCGTGCCGACCGTCACGGACTCGTGGTGGCAACGTCGCGGAACGGCGTCGATGCCGTCGAGCGGTGGTCGGTCGACGGGAGCGTCACCGACACGCTCAACGGGCTCGACGGCAGCACGGTGGTCCAGTTGGACGTCGATCGCGCCGAGATGAGTGCGTACGCCGTCTGCACCGGGTTCGACCAGCCGAACGCCGTGTTCCTCGTCGGGAGGCAGGGGTTGGAACGGGTCCAGCCGGCGAAGCCGCCACCCGACGTCCCCGACCTGGCGGTCACCCACGTCGAGTACCCGTCGTTCGACGGCACGCTCGTCGGCATGTTCCTGATCCATCGTGCCGATTTGGTACCAACCCCCGACACGGCCACGATCCTCACCGCCTACGGCGGGTTCGCGATCACCAAGACACCCACCTGGTCGGCCCTGATCGCAGCATGGTGTGAGGCGGGCGGGCAGTACGCGATCGCCGGGCTCCGTGGTGGCTCCGAGCACGGGGACAGCTGGCACCAGGCCGGCCGGCGTGGCAACAAGCAGAACGTGTTCGACGACTTCCACGCCGCGGCCGACTGGCTCGTCGAGACCGGCCGCACGTCACGCGACCGCCTCGGGATCGCCGGCGGGTCGAACGGCGGCCTGCTGGTGGGTGCCGCACTCACGCAGCGTCCCGACCTCTGCCGAGCGGTGTGGTGCGCGGTTCCGCTCCTCGACATGGTGCGCTTCCCGCAGTTCCTCATCGCTCGACTCTGGACCGACGAGTACGGCGACCCCGATGTGGCCGAGGAGTTCGAGTGGCTGATGAACTACTCGCCGTACCATCACGTCCGCGATGGCGAGCGGTACCCGGCGGTGCTCCTCACGACCGCCGAGGGCGACAGTCGCGTCGACCCGCTGCACGCCCGCAAGATGGCCGCTCGGTTGCAGGCCGCGGCGGTCGATCAGCACGAACGACCGATGTTGCTCCACCAGGAGAACCGGGCGGGCCACGGAGTCGGGAAGCCGGTCGCGAAGAGCGCTGACGAGCACGCGGATTCGCTGGCGTTCTTCGCCTGGCAGCTCGGGCACGAGCCGCGATGA
- a CDS encoding PHP domain-containing protein, which yields MPTTAPMSPEAALERIIHCLDRSLASPYKTRAFVGALGVVRTTDPVELAERARDQRLVELDGIGDATAGVITEALAGVVPAYLRKIEAESEVELTEAGAPYRAALRGDCHLHSTWSDGGAEIEAMAATAIALEHDYMVLTDHSARLTVAHGLNEERLADQLVEIERVNDEIAAAGHDFRILTGMEVDILEDGTLDLSDEMLGRLDVVVASVHSKLRMESKQMTERMVTAIANPHVDILGHLTGRKVGKRPESTFDADYVFAACARFDTAVEINCRPERLDPPRELIDLAIEYGCWFSIDSDAHATGQLEFQPYGCNRAAERDVPIERIVNTWSADELVEWASSH from the coding sequence GTGCCGACGACCGCTCCGATGTCACCGGAAGCCGCGCTCGAGCGGATCATCCACTGCCTCGATCGATCCCTCGCGTCGCCCTACAAGACACGTGCGTTCGTCGGCGCGCTCGGCGTGGTCCGCACGACCGACCCGGTCGAGTTGGCCGAACGTGCCCGCGACCAACGGCTGGTCGAACTCGACGGCATCGGCGACGCCACCGCCGGTGTGATCACCGAGGCGCTCGCCGGCGTCGTGCCCGCATATCTTCGCAAGATCGAGGCCGAGTCCGAGGTCGAACTGACCGAGGCCGGTGCTCCGTACCGGGCCGCGCTCCGGGGTGACTGCCATCTGCACTCGACCTGGAGCGACGGCGGGGCCGAGATCGAGGCGATGGCCGCCACCGCGATCGCCCTCGAGCACGACTACATGGTGCTCACCGACCACTCGGCCCGGTTGACCGTCGCTCACGGGTTGAACGAGGAACGCCTCGCCGACCAGCTCGTCGAGATCGAACGCGTCAACGATGAGATCGCCGCGGCCGGGCACGACTTCCGGATCCTGACCGGCATGGAGGTCGACATCCTCGAGGACGGGACGCTCGACCTGTCCGACGAGATGCTCGGCCGGTTGGACGTCGTCGTGGCGAGCGTGCACTCCAAACTGCGGATGGAGTCGAAGCAGATGACCGAGCGCATGGTGACGGCGATCGCCAACCCGCACGTCGACATCCTCGGACATCTCACGGGCCGCAAGGTCGGCAAGCGACCCGAGTCGACCTTCGACGCCGACTACGTGTTCGCCGCGTGCGCTCGGTTCGACACGGCGGTCGAGATCAACTGCCGTCCGGAGCGCCTCGACCCGCCTCGGGAATTGATCGACCTGGCCATCGAGTACGGGTGTTGGTTCTCGATCGACTCCGACGCCCATGCGACCGGCCAGCTCGAGTTCCAGCCGTACGGCTGCAATCGGGCGGCCGAACGCGACGTACCGATCGAGCGGATCGTCAACACGTGGTCGGCCGACGAACTCGTCGAATGGGCGTCATCGCACTGA
- the trxA gene encoding thioredoxin — protein MATSTLNMENFESTISSDGITLVDFWAEWCGPCRQFGPIFEQTAEENPDAVFAKVDTEAEQELAGSLGIMSIPTLMIFRDGIQLFSQPGALPKSALDDLLRQVRELDMDAVRQELDGETSEATADNG, from the coding sequence GTGGCAACCAGCACACTCAACATGGAGAATTTCGAATCCACGATCTCGTCCGACGGCATCACGCTCGTCGACTTCTGGGCCGAGTGGTGCGGGCCGTGTCGCCAGTTCGGACCGATCTTCGAGCAGACCGCCGAGGAGAACCCCGACGCCGTCTTCGCCAAGGTCGACACCGAGGCCGAGCAGGAGCTCGCCGGGTCGCTGGGCATCATGTCGATCCCGACCCTCATGATCTTCCGCGACGGCATCCAGCTCTTCAGCCAGCCCGGGGCGCTCCCGAAGTCGGCGCTCGACGACCTGCTGCGCCAGGTCCGCGAACTCGACATGGACGCCGTCCGGCAGGAACTCGACGGCGAGACCAGCGAGGCAACGGCCGACAACGGCTGA
- a CDS encoding UDP-glucose/GDP-mannose dehydrogenase family protein, giving the protein MSNEPVKQIAVIGTGYVGLTTGATLAHFGFRVSCCDVDPRKVDLLDQGVIPIVEHGLDQLVNDNRAAGRLTFHLGSDPAVRTADVVFLCVPTPQDDDGSADLTYVRAAAAEIGPMLKPGAVVVNKSTVPVGSFHVVVGALGRDDVDVASNPEFLREGSAVHDCLNPDRVVIGADNERAAAVVRSLYESLDTEFIVTDPASAETIKYAANGFLAMKISFINSVAAMCEQVGADVAAVVAGIGSDHRIGNQFLNPGPGWGGSCFPKDSRALVSIAREHGYDFSLMRGVIDINEQQYDRIANKIARGANRFEHDRLEGVVIGALGLTFKAGTDDLRESPALRILHDLRRRGAEIRAYDPTATGELDPIQTDRLAGITLCDSMADATADADVLTILTEWPEFRELDLDAAAVAMRGNAVVDARNLLEPAVVKSAGLTYDGVGRS; this is encoded by the coding sequence GTGAGCAATGAACCCGTCAAGCAGATCGCCGTCATCGGCACCGGATACGTCGGGTTGACGACCGGTGCGACCCTGGCGCATTTCGGCTTCCGGGTGTCGTGCTGCGACGTCGACCCCCGCAAGGTCGACCTCCTCGACCAGGGCGTCATCCCGATCGTCGAGCACGGCCTCGACCAACTCGTCAACGACAACCGCGCCGCCGGGCGTCTGACGTTCCACCTCGGCTCCGACCCTGCGGTCCGGACCGCCGACGTGGTCTTCCTGTGCGTTCCCACGCCGCAGGACGACGACGGATCGGCCGATCTCACGTACGTCCGTGCCGCCGCCGCCGAGATCGGTCCGATGCTCAAGCCGGGCGCGGTCGTCGTCAACAAGTCGACGGTTCCCGTCGGATCGTTCCACGTCGTCGTTGGCGCGCTGGGCCGCGACGACGTCGACGTGGCCTCCAACCCCGAGTTCCTCCGCGAAGGATCGGCGGTTCACGACTGCCTGAACCCCGACCGGGTCGTCATCGGGGCGGACAACGAGCGTGCGGCGGCCGTCGTGCGCTCGCTGTACGAGTCGCTCGACACCGAGTTCATCGTCACCGACCCGGCGTCGGCCGAGACGATCAAGTACGCGGCGAACGGGTTCCTCGCCATGAAGATCTCGTTCATCAACAGTGTGGCCGCCATGTGCGAACAGGTCGGCGCCGATGTCGCGGCGGTCGTCGCCGGCATCGGCAGCGATCACCGTATCGGGAACCAGTTCCTCAATCCGGGCCCCGGCTGGGGCGGCAGCTGCTTTCCCAAGGATTCGCGAGCGCTCGTCAGCATCGCCCGCGAGCACGGCTACGACTTCTCGCTCATGCGAGGCGTGATCGACATCAACGAGCAACAGTACGACCGCATCGCGAACAAGATCGCACGCGGTGCCAACCGGTTCGAACACGACCGACTCGAGGGGGTGGTGATCGGCGCACTCGGGCTCACGTTCAAGGCCGGAACCGACGACCTTCGCGAATCACCGGCGCTCCGGATCCTCCACGACCTGCGTCGGCGGGGCGCCGAGATCCGCGCCTACGACCCGACGGCCACGGGCGAACTCGACCCGATCCAGACCGACCGGTTGGCCGGCATCACACTGTGCGACTCGATGGCCGACGCGACCGCAGACGCCGATGTCCTGACGATCCTGACCGAGTGGCCGGAGTTCCGCGAGCTCGACCTCGACGCCGCCGCCGTGGCGATGCGCGGCAACGCGGTGGTCGACGCCCGCAACCTGCTCGAACCCGCCGTGGTCAAGTCCGCCGGCCTGACCTACGACGGGGTCGGGCGCTCATGA
- a CDS encoding UDP-glucuronic acid decarboxylase family protein has protein sequence MIRPGHVVVAGGAGFLGSHVCDRLIERGDTVTCLDDLSTGHIDNVRHLDASGRFRLVRGDVVDAASLDIADVTAVMHLASPASPPEYLRRPLDTLMANSVGTHQLLEVARRHDARFFLASTSEVYGDPLVHPQPESYWGNVNPNGERSVYDEAKRFSESITMTYHRTYGVDVRIARIFNTYGPRMQPDDGRVVTNFIHQALAGRPITIYGDGSQTRSFCYVDDEVDGFISLLDSEYVGPVNIGNPDEFTMHELARVVMELIDTTSEIVFEPLPSDDPRVRKPDISLAAETLGWTPTIGLRDGLTKTIEWFRS, from the coding sequence ATGATCCGGCCCGGTCACGTCGTCGTCGCCGGGGGCGCAGGATTCCTCGGTTCGCACGTGTGTGACCGGTTGATCGAGCGCGGCGACACGGTCACCTGCCTCGACGACCTGTCGACCGGGCACATCGACAACGTGCGCCACCTCGATGCGTCCGGGCGATTCCGACTCGTGCGCGGCGACGTGGTCGACGCCGCATCACTCGACATCGCCGACGTGACCGCCGTGATGCACCTCGCGAGCCCTGCGTCGCCACCCGAGTACCTCAGGCGACCGCTCGACACGTTGATGGCCAACAGCGTCGGAACCCACCAACTGCTCGAAGTCGCCCGTCGGCACGACGCGCGGTTCTTCCTCGCATCGACCAGCGAGGTGTACGGGGACCCGCTGGTGCATCCCCAGCCCGAGAGCTACTGGGGCAACGTCAACCCGAACGGCGAGCGTTCGGTCTACGACGAAGCGAAGCGGTTCTCCGAGTCGATCACGATGACCTACCACCGCACGTACGGCGTCGACGTGCGAATCGCCCGGATCTTCAACACGTACGGGCCGCGCATGCAGCCCGACGACGGTCGCGTCGTGACGAACTTCATCCACCAGGCGCTCGCCGGGCGACCGATCACGATCTACGGCGACGGCAGCCAGACGCGCAGCTTCTGCTACGTCGACGACGAGGTCGACGGGTTCATCTCACTGCTCGACAGTGAGTACGTCGGCCCGGTCAACATCGGCAATCCCGACGAGTTCACGATGCACGAACTCGCCCGGGTCGTCATGGAGCTCATCGACACCACGTCGGAGATCGTGTTCGAACCCCTCCCCAGCGACGACCCTCGAGTCCGCAAACCCGACATCTCGCTGGCGGCCGAGACCCTGGGCTGGACCCCCACGATCGGTCTCCGCGACGGTCTGACGAAGACGATCGAGTGGTTCCGCTCGTAG
- the ychF gene encoding redox-regulated ATPase YchF, with translation MERFGLVGLPNAGKSSLYNALTGGGALAAPYPFATKDPNIGVAKVPDERVDRLAEMSASKNVIHAQVEVVDIGGLVEGASKGEGLGNKFLANIREVDAIVFVLRAFEDDDVVGSPDPLEHLRVVELELALADLEAVEKRLTQATRQSKLDKTLGDEIAALQSAYDALSEGLPLYRAGLSADAKEQLAPYFLLTNRRVLAVVNVGEDAIDDIPAAEALVAAEFNSAGDNVEVIGMCVQLEAEAATITDPTERAEMLEGFGLGEGALFRMVRSAYHLLGMRTYFTTGEKETRAWTFYEGSTAPVCAGRIHTDFQRGFIRAEVIQWDELLTLGSWNKAKEAGKLRVEGKDYIGQDGDVMEFRFNV, from the coding sequence ATGGAACGGTTCGGTCTCGTCGGACTGCCCAATGCGGGCAAGTCATCTCTGTACAACGCGCTCACCGGGGGCGGCGCGCTCGCTGCGCCGTACCCCTTCGCCACCAAGGATCCCAACATCGGGGTCGCCAAGGTCCCCGACGAACGGGTCGATCGACTGGCCGAGATGTCGGCGTCGAAGAACGTGATCCACGCCCAGGTCGAGGTCGTCGACATCGGCGGCCTCGTCGAAGGCGCGTCCAAGGGCGAAGGACTCGGCAACAAGTTCCTCGCCAACATCCGTGAGGTCGACGCCATCGTGTTCGTACTTCGGGCCTTCGAGGACGACGACGTCGTCGGGTCCCCCGACCCGCTCGAACACCTCCGTGTCGTCGAGCTGGAGTTGGCGCTCGCCGACCTCGAAGCCGTGGAGAAGCGCCTCACCCAGGCGACGCGGCAGTCCAAACTCGACAAGACCCTCGGCGACGAGATCGCCGCCCTGCAGTCCGCCTACGACGCCTTGAGCGAGGGGCTCCCGCTCTATCGGGCCGGCCTCTCGGCCGACGCGAAGGAGCAGCTCGCGCCGTACTTCCTCCTCACCAACCGTCGGGTGCTCGCGGTCGTCAACGTCGGCGAAGACGCGATCGACGACATTCCGGCGGCCGAGGCCCTGGTGGCCGCCGAGTTCAACAGCGCCGGCGACAACGTCGAGGTGATCGGCATGTGCGTGCAGTTGGAGGCCGAGGCAGCCACCATCACCGATCCGACCGAACGGGCCGAGATGCTCGAAGGATTCGGGCTCGGCGAGGGCGCACTGTTCCGGATGGTCCGCTCCGCCTACCACCTGCTCGGGATGCGCACCTACTTCACGACCGGTGAGAAGGAGACCAGGGCCTGGACGTTCTACGAGGGTTCGACCGCTCCCGTGTGCGCCGGTCGGATCCACACCGACTTCCAGCGCGGCTTCATCCGCGCCGAGGTCATCCAGTGGGACGAGCTGCTGACCCTGGGGTCGTGGAACAAGGCCAAAGAGGCCGGCAAGCTGCGGGTCGAGGGCAAGGACTACATCGGCCAGGACGGCGACGTGATGGAGTTCCGCTTCAACGTGTAG
- a CDS encoding DUF192 domain-containing protein, whose product MLASVEMADARSARRKGLLGRDGLEGALVLRPCRWVHTIGMRFPIDVAFVSDDGVVVKTMQMHRRRVGVPVWRASTVIEAEAGAFSRWGLRVGDTVEIREP is encoded by the coding sequence GTGCTCGCTTCCGTCGAGATGGCCGACGCGCGTTCGGCGCGCCGCAAGGGTCTCCTGGGTCGCGACGGCCTCGAGGGGGCTCTCGTCCTGCGCCCGTGCCGCTGGGTCCACACGATCGGCATGCGATTTCCCATCGATGTCGCCTTCGTGAGCGACGACGGCGTCGTCGTCAAGACGATGCAGATGCACCGACGCCGTGTCGGCGTGCCGGTGTGGCGCGCGAGCACGGTCATCGAGGCCGAGGCCGGCGCGTTCTCACGGTGGGGTCTGCGCGTCGGCGACACCGTCGAGATCAGGGAGCCATGA
- the rsmI gene encoding 16S rRNA (cytidine(1402)-2'-O)-methyltransferase, which translates to MTGGTLWLVATPIGNLGDLPPRAVEVLGNAGLVCCEDTRRTGRLLQHAGIRVERLAVANDHTEYHRIDDVLAELGAGNDVAVVSDAGTPGVSDPGERLVRAAIDAGYTVSAVPGPVAAVTALTISGLPTDRFVVEGFLPRSGRERQRRLGELVTERRTTVLYEAPHRIERTLADLRSACDDDRPVVVCRELTKLYETVLRGTLRTLDVGTPKGEYVIVLGGAPVDDTPVDDATLIEAIQAELDGGASTRDAAATVAQRFGVAKRTAYALAITPR; encoded by the coding sequence ATGACCGGCGGCACGCTCTGGCTGGTGGCCACGCCGATCGGCAACCTGGGCGACCTGCCGCCGCGGGCTGTCGAGGTCCTCGGCAACGCCGGCCTGGTCTGCTGCGAAGACACCCGTCGCACCGGACGACTGCTCCAACACGCCGGTATCCGGGTCGAGCGGCTGGCGGTGGCCAACGACCACACCGAGTACCACCGGATCGACGACGTGCTCGCCGAACTGGGCGCCGGCAACGACGTCGCCGTCGTCAGCGACGCGGGCACGCCGGGCGTGTCCGACCCCGGCGAGCGGCTCGTCCGGGCCGCGATCGACGCCGGCTACACGGTCTCGGCCGTTCCCGGTCCGGTCGCCGCCGTCACGGCCTTGACGATCAGCGGGCTCCCGACCGATCGGTTCGTCGTCGAGGGTTTCCTCCCCCGCAGCGGACGCGAACGTCAGCGCCGACTCGGCGAACTCGTGACCGAGCGTCGCACCACCGTGTTGTACGAGGCGCCGCACCGCATCGAGCGGACACTCGCCGATCTCCGATCGGCCTGCGACGACGACCGGCCGGTCGTCGTCTGTCGTGAGCTCACCAAGCTCTACGAGACGGTCCTGCGCGGCACACTCCGAACGCTCGACGTCGGCACGCCGAAGGGTGAGTACGTGATCGTGCTGGGCGGCGCACCGGTCGACGACACACCGGTCGACGATGCCACCCTCATCGAAGCGATCCAGGCGGAGCTCGACGGTGGAGCGTCGACGCGCGATGCGGCCGCGACCGTGGCGCAGCGCTTCGGCGTCGCCAAACGAACCGCGTACGCGCTCGCGATCACCCCCCGCTGA
- a CDS encoding HAD-IB family hydrolase produces MTAYVSASGPSAAFFDLDRTLIAGSSAFALAIAARSTGMMPTRELLRDAVSAATFKMRGDHDTGASDAARDRILGFVRGHRQDDLLALNEQVLPVLLGKIRPEARRLVDIHRHAGRSTYIVSAAPKEIVEPLAVSLGMTGGIGTVGEVVDGVYTGRLDGPFCYGTGKVDAIVALARWDGLDLTQCYAYSDSASDLPMLSAVGHPVAVNPDNKLERHAREHGWPVVIFSQRTKTVIRRTAAGVASAGLAAGTFAAGIEMGTRRARRAWFR; encoded by the coding sequence ATGACCGCTTACGTGTCGGCGTCCGGCCCGAGCGCTGCGTTCTTCGATCTCGACCGGACCCTGATCGCCGGGTCGTCGGCGTTCGCGCTCGCCATCGCCGCCCGCTCGACCGGCATGATGCCCACCAGGGAGCTGCTGCGCGATGCGGTCTCGGCGGCGACGTTCAAGATGCGCGGCGACCACGACACGGGCGCCAGCGATGCCGCTCGCGATCGCATCCTCGGCTTCGTGCGCGGGCACCGACAAGACGACCTCCTCGCACTCAACGAGCAGGTGCTGCCGGTCCTGCTCGGCAAGATCCGACCCGAGGCACGCCGTCTCGTCGACATCCACCGTCATGCGGGCCGGTCCACGTACATCGTGTCGGCGGCGCCGAAAGAGATCGTCGAGCCACTCGCCGTGTCGCTGGGCATGACCGGCGGGATCGGCACCGTCGGCGAGGTCGTCGACGGCGTCTACACCGGGCGACTCGACGGGCCCTTCTGCTACGGCACCGGCAAGGTCGACGCCATCGTCGCGCTCGCCCGCTGGGACGGCCTCGACCTCACCCAGTGCTACGCGTACAGCGACTCGGCGAGCGACCTCCCGATGCTGAGCGCGGTGGGCCACCCGGTCGCGGTCAACCCCGACAACAAGCTCGAGCGTCACGCCCGCGAGCACGGCTGGCCGGTCGTCATCTTCAGCCAGCGCACCAAGACCGTCATCCGCCGCACCGCCGCCGGTGTCGCATCGGCCGGGCTCGCGGCCGGCACGTTCGCGGCCGGGATCGAGATGGGCACCCGACGGGCGCGACGGGCCTGGTTCCGCTGA
- a CDS encoding thioesterase family protein: MSTEFEAATAVRRRADGGYDARIAPGWDIGGNANGGYVIALAARAMSDAVGRPPLSLTAHYLAPGRPGPVVIDVDVIRSGRRTATVAARVRAGETEVLALLGTFAEQEPGGPSVIVGEPPDLPPVEECVSASPPVDSGFHDRIVSSVRPIDAGFRDGRPSGTAEAHGWFALPDTDRIDVFALLMATDAFAPVVFNRAEFPLGWSPTLELTVHVRGVPAPGALRGRFSSRFMADGMFDESGELWDSAGRLVAHSRQLALVPRG; the protein is encoded by the coding sequence GTGTCGACCGAGTTCGAAGCTGCCACCGCCGTCCGCCGTCGAGCCGACGGGGGGTACGACGCCCGGATCGCTCCAGGGTGGGACATCGGCGGGAACGCGAACGGCGGCTACGTGATCGCGCTGGCGGCTCGGGCGATGAGCGACGCCGTCGGACGACCACCGCTGTCGCTGACGGCGCACTACCTCGCCCCCGGTCGCCCCGGACCGGTCGTCATCGACGTCGACGTGATCCGTTCCGGCCGTCGGACGGCCACGGTCGCCGCCCGGGTCCGGGCCGGCGAGACCGAGGTGCTGGCCCTGTTGGGCACCTTCGCCGAGCAGGAGCCCGGCGGCCCGTCCGTGATCGTCGGCGAACCTCCGGACCTGCCGCCCGTCGAGGAGTGCGTGTCCGCGTCGCCGCCCGTCGATTCGGGATTCCACGACCGGATCGTGTCGAGCGTGCGTCCGATCGACGCCGGCTTCCGCGACGGGCGGCCGAGCGGCACCGCGGAGGCCCACGGCTGGTTCGCGCTGCCCGACACCGACCGGATCGACGTGTTCGCGCTCCTGATGGCGACCGATGCGTTCGCTCCGGTCGTGTTCAACCGAGCGGAGTTCCCGCTCGGCTGGTCGCCGACACTCGAACTCACCGTGCACGTCAGGGGCGTCCCCGCCCCCGGTGCGCTGCGCGGTCGGTTCTCCAGCCGCTTCATGGCCGACGGCATGTTCGACGAGTCGGGCGAACTCTGGGACTCCGCGGGCCGGTTGGTCGCCCACTCGCGTCAGCTCGCGCTGGTGCCGCGCGGCTGA